The following coding sequences lie in one Flavobacterium sediminis genomic window:
- a CDS encoding glycosyltransferase family A protein — MRVGFNPEKENKEIVLENYHRVIVPVYIPNFEGYFADLFEVFRLCLDSLLLTAHNKTRITIYNNNSHPEVKAYIDEKYQESGLIDQVFHSKENLGKINAILAAAKGNLEPLITITDADVLFKKGWQEAVEKTFLAFPEAGMISPVPSSKVYKMFTGNNWFYGLFKGKLAFEKVEDPEAMHRFDLSLGNKELMYKPVHLEKYLVLSNKSTGGKAVMGCGHFVATLKREVFDKGTNQPAFIKIVGGVENRFIDFPNEKLGLLRLATKENYAYHMGNHTEEWMYEEFKELDPKDKSITAFSGKEFVFQPVSGWGQSVGGKIKQLLDRKKINLLVLGKLGLTKDEAQQY, encoded by the coding sequence ATGAGGGTAGGGTTTAATCCGGAAAAGGAAAATAAAGAAATAGTTTTAGAAAATTACCATAGGGTTATTGTACCGGTGTATATCCCTAATTTTGAAGGTTATTTTGCAGATTTGTTTGAAGTATTCCGCTTGTGCCTGGATTCATTGTTGTTAACAGCTCACAATAAAACACGGATTACAATTTATAATAATAACTCACATCCGGAAGTAAAAGCATATATTGACGAAAAATACCAGGAATCTGGATTGATAGATCAGGTTTTTCATTCCAAAGAAAATCTGGGTAAAATAAATGCCATTTTAGCAGCCGCAAAGGGGAATTTAGAACCCTTGATTACCATTACAGATGCCGATGTGTTGTTTAAAAAAGGTTGGCAGGAAGCTGTAGAGAAAACTTTTTTAGCCTTTCCTGAAGCAGGTATGATTAGTCCGGTGCCGTCAAGTAAAGTATACAAGATGTTTACCGGAAACAATTGGTTTTATGGACTTTTTAAAGGAAAACTTGCTTTTGAAAAAGTAGAAGACCCGGAGGCTATGCATCGCTTTGATCTGAGCTTAGGAAATAAAGAACTAATGTACAAACCGGTTCATTTGGAAAAGTATTTGGTTTTAAGTAATAAAAGCACGGGCGGAAAAGCGGTTATGGGATGCGGACATTTTGTAGCGACTTTAAAGAGAGAGGTATTTGATAAAGGGACAAACCAACCGGCGTTTATAAAGATTGTGGGTGGAGTTGAAAACAGATTTATTGATTTCCCGAATGAAAAGTTGGGATTGTTGCGTTTAGCGACAAAAGAGAACTATGCTTACCACATGGGAAATCATACAGAAGAGTGGATGTATGAGGAATTTAAAGAACTGGATCCAAAGGATAAATCGATCACTGCTTTTTCCGGAAAAGAATTTGTTTTTCAGCCTGTTTCCGGATGGGGACAATCCGTCGGAGGAAAGATCAAACAGTTATTAGATAGAAAAAAAATAAACCTTTTAGTGTTAGGTAAATTAGGCTTGACAAAAGACGAGGCACAGCAATATTAA
- a CDS encoding NAD-dependent epimerase/dehydratase family protein — translation MATILITGGAGNVASALAGALAKDKNNFIVIVDNLSTGNLSKVPEGENVKFIKANVNQYNDVVPIFGRYNFDFVFHYAAVVGVKRTLENPIMVLEDIEGIKNILSLSKNSGVKRVFYSSSSEVYGEPFEIPQNEKTTPLNSRLPYAIVKNVGEAFFRSYYQEYGLEYTIFRFFNTYGPNQSEDFVVPRFIKAAMNNESITIYGDGKQTRSFCYVEDNIETCIKAMQDTKCINDVLNIGSDREMSVLELAQIVIKLTNSQSEIIHLPALEEGDMTRRCPDITKMKQILGRDLLPLEEGIKKLVEHYEGRV, via the coding sequence ATGGCAACAATACTCATTACAGGAGGTGCAGGAAATGTAGCAAGTGCTCTTGCCGGAGCATTAGCAAAAGATAAAAATAACTTTATTGTAATCGTAGATAATCTTTCCACAGGGAACTTGTCAAAGGTGCCGGAAGGAGAGAATGTAAAATTTATAAAAGCTAACGTAAATCAGTACAATGATGTAGTTCCGATTTTCGGACGCTATAATTTTGATTTTGTATTCCACTACGCTGCCGTTGTAGGGGTTAAACGTACTTTAGAAAACCCTATTATGGTTTTAGAGGATATCGAAGGAATTAAAAATATCTTATCCTTGTCAAAAAACTCAGGTGTAAAAAGAGTGTTTTATTCGAGCTCGTCTGAGGTTTATGGCGAACCATTCGAAATTCCGCAAAATGAAAAGACAACACCGCTAAATTCCAGATTGCCTTATGCCATTGTAAAAAATGTAGGGGAAGCCTTTTTCAGATCCTACTATCAGGAATATGGTTTAGAATATACAATTTTCCGCTTTTTTAATACATACGGACCTAATCAAAGTGAAGACTTTGTAGTGCCGAGATTTATAAAGGCAGCTATGAATAATGAATCCATAACAATCTATGGCGATGGAAAACAAACCCGCTCTTTTTGTTATGTAGAGGACAATATTGAGACTTGTATAAAAGCAATGCAGGATACTAAGTGTATAAATGATGTCCTGAACATTGGTAGTGATAGAGAAATGTCGGTTTTAGAATTAGCACAGATCGTTATCAAATTAACAAATTCCCAGTCTGAAATCATTCATTTACCAGCTTTAGAAGAAGGAGATATGACGCGCAGATGTCCGGATATTACAAAAATGAAACAGATCTTAGGGCGTGACTTATTGCCGCTTGAAGAAGGAATTAAAAAACTGGTTGAGCATTATGAGGGTAGGGTTTAA
- a CDS encoding glycosyltransferase family 2 protein, with translation MEGQPLVSVIIPTYNRPELLKLTLSGIMAQTYSNYEILVVDDGSPTDEAEKVCRPFEKVKYYKIENSGGPAKPRNTGIQKAKGKYLAFTDDDDLWLPEKLEKQVNILEKNPDFGLVHGCCEVIDEKGELQNRIIGRLRNPEEKHGDVSQKMLGRWTVMMPTSFIRKGVVDKVGFFNETMPPAGEDMEFWARCSFETKFYYQDEPLVYYRVHGNNISDNKKGYQELPLHLKKVLDEVFEQKKITLITYKLLNQRLGILFVSRLKQNPLWILRNMKVFDSFWFIKRNYVKHLIASILKRH, from the coding sequence ATGGAAGGGCAACCGCTAGTTTCTGTTATTATACCAACGTATAACCGACCCGAGCTTTTGAAACTGACACTGTCCGGAATTATGGCTCAGACGTATTCTAATTATGAAATTCTGGTAGTTGATGACGGTTCACCAACAGACGAAGCAGAGAAAGTATGCCGTCCGTTTGAAAAAGTTAAGTATTACAAAATAGAAAATTCCGGCGGGCCGGCAAAACCTAGAAATACAGGTATTCAAAAGGCAAAAGGTAAATATTTGGCGTTTACAGACGATGATGACCTTTGGCTTCCCGAAAAATTAGAAAAACAGGTCAATATCCTGGAAAAAAATCCCGATTTCGGATTGGTTCACGGTTGTTGTGAAGTAATTGATGAAAAGGGAGAATTACAGAATAGAATAATAGGTCGCTTAAGAAATCCGGAGGAAAAACACGGCGATGTTTCACAGAAGATGTTGGGGAGATGGACAGTTATGATGCCAACATCTTTTATCAGAAAGGGAGTTGTTGATAAAGTCGGTTTTTTTAATGAAACAATGCCACCGGCAGGAGAAGATATGGAGTTTTGGGCACGTTGCTCATTTGAAACAAAATTTTATTATCAGGATGAACCTTTGGTGTATTATCGTGTTCATGGCAATAATATTTCGGATAACAAAAAAGGATATCAGGAACTTCCGTTGCATTTAAAAAAAGTATTGGATGAAGTTTTTGAACAAAAGAAAATAACACTGATAACGTATAAATTACTGAATCAGCGACTGGGCATATTGTTTGTAAGCCGATTGAAACAAAATCCACTTTGGATTCTGCGAAACATGAAAGTTTTTGATTCTTTTTGGTTTATAAAACGCAATTATGTCAAACATTTGATCGCAAGCATTCTGAAAAGGCATTAA
- a CDS encoding glycosyltransferase family 2 protein has product MSTIAISIITINFNQSEGLEETIRSVVSQSFKDYQYLVIDGGSTDGSVDVIKKYKEQIHHWVSEKDNGIYNAMNKGIAAAKGNYVLFLNSGDVLTSENALQDFVQHQDFKGDIIYGDYQFVNGQKIYPDKITPYYFMKSSLPHQSTFFKRSVFDAMGGFDESYRISADRAFYLKCMVSNQFQWQHIHYPLTLFDLEGISNNPGQLKKKQVEDERLLQENLGVFYSDYLKMLALEKELSATKRKTLKGILKKAVNKSKRVWKGNR; this is encoded by the coding sequence ATGAGTACCATAGCAATTTCTATCATAACGATCAATTTTAATCAATCTGAAGGCCTGGAAGAAACCATTCGTTCCGTTGTCTCTCAAAGTTTTAAAGATTACCAATATCTTGTTATAGATGGCGGTTCAACAGATGGAAGTGTTGATGTTATTAAGAAATATAAAGAGCAAATTCACCATTGGGTGAGTGAAAAAGATAATGGGATCTATAATGCTATGAATAAAGGTATAGCTGCCGCAAAGGGTAATTATGTCTTATTTTTGAATAGCGGAGATGTGTTAACCTCTGAAAATGCTTTGCAGGACTTTGTGCAGCACCAGGATTTTAAAGGAGATATTATTTATGGAGATTACCAGTTTGTCAACGGACAAAAAATCTATCCGGATAAGATAACGCCTTATTATTTTATGAAATCCTCTTTGCCACATCAAAGTACTTTTTTTAAGCGAAGTGTTTTTGACGCTATGGGCGGTTTTGATGAATCGTATCGTATTTCGGCTGACAGGGCTTTCTATTTGAAATGTATGGTAAGTAATCAATTTCAATGGCAGCACATCCATTATCCGCTAACATTATTCGATTTAGAAGGGATTAGCAATAATCCGGGGCAATTGAAGAAAAAACAAGTGGAAGATGAAAGGCTATTGCAAGAAAACCTCGGTGTATTTTATTCCGACTATTTAAAGATGTTAGCCTTGGAAAAAGAGTTGAGTGCAACTAAAAGAAAGACCCTAAAAGGGATTTTGAAGAAAGCGGTAAACAAAAGCAAGAGAGTATGGAAGGGCAACCGCTAG
- a CDS encoding glycosyltransferase, translated as MNTIQQKRSDIQVVTFGKGESWNTDIISLGEIQDERLLALLYSAADLFIMSSIEEAFGQVTIEALACGLPVVSFPTGGSIDIIKEGENGILAKDFTANELAKAIAKALSQSFDLQVITDDVQKRFDIKDKVSEYRNLYETILQLK; from the coding sequence TTGAATACAATTCAACAGAAGCGAAGCGATATACAAGTAGTTACATTCGGTAAAGGCGAATCTTGGAACACGGATATCATCAGTTTAGGAGAAATACAGGATGAAAGACTTTTAGCGCTTTTATATTCGGCTGCAGATCTTTTTATCATGTCGTCAATAGAAGAGGCATTCGGACAAGTGACCATAGAAGCCTTAGCCTGCGGATTACCCGTTGTTTCTTTCCCTACAGGAGGAAGTATTGATATCATCAAGGAAGGAGAGAACGGTATTTTGGCAAAAGATTTTACAGCAAATGAATTGGCTAAAGCCATAGCTAAAGCTTTGTCTCAATCGTTTGACCTGCAAGTTATTACTGATGATGTTCAAAAAAGGTTTGACATAAAAGATAAAGTTTCAGAATACCGTAACCTTTATGAAACTATCTTACAATTAAAATAA
- a CDS encoding glycosyltransferase family protein encodes MKILHINTYDKGGAATACRRIHLGLLEQGIDSKVLYLKKTKEVKETYQFPHPKKSFSEKIIEKLKRKFFPKQDILKKFRDQIEIFSYPDSKYDITQHPLYQEADIIQLNWVSTFLDETTFFAKNTKPVVWRMADLYACGGGNHYEKDFPFEALKPLIEHNKSIRKKALSGANLTMVCISDWVKQKAEASDVIGSFPKKVIHNGVDLQVFKPYNKDWSRSVFNLPIEKKLLLLGQIRYRTKEKEPIWHRRH; translated from the coding sequence ATGAAAATTTTACACATTAATACATACGACAAAGGAGGAGCAGCTACAGCGTGTAGAAGAATTCATTTAGGTCTTTTGGAACAAGGAATTGATTCCAAGGTCTTGTATTTGAAAAAAACTAAAGAAGTAAAAGAAACCTATCAATTTCCACATCCGAAGAAGTCATTTTCAGAAAAAATTATTGAAAAGCTAAAAAGAAAATTTTTCCCTAAACAAGATATCTTAAAGAAGTTCCGCGATCAGATAGAGATTTTTTCCTATCCCGATTCAAAGTACGATATAACACAGCACCCTTTGTATCAGGAAGCTGATATTATTCAGTTGAACTGGGTTTCGACATTTTTAGACGAAACAACCTTTTTTGCAAAGAATACGAAGCCAGTAGTTTGGAGAATGGCCGATCTGTATGCTTGCGGAGGCGGTAATCACTACGAAAAAGATTTTCCTTTTGAGGCGTTAAAGCCTTTAATAGAACATAACAAAAGCATCAGAAAGAAAGCACTTTCCGGAGCAAATCTTACGATGGTCTGTATCTCCGATTGGGTAAAACAAAAAGCAGAAGCCAGTGATGTGATCGGTTCTTTTCCTAAAAAAGTCATTCATAACGGAGTAGATTTACAGGTTTTTAAACCGTATAATAAAGACTGGTCCAGATCGGTTTTTAATTTACCGATCGAAAAAAAATTACTACTGCTTGGGCAGATTCGCTACAGAACAAAAGAAAAGGAGCCGATCTGGCACAGGAGGCATTGA
- a CDS encoding glycosyltransferase, whose translation MRIAIVVNKFPVLTETFIVNQITSLIDGGHDVTILSLTKGETENCHEAIRQYHLLDKVHYLIKEPKRKITRFTFFIKYLLKNSKRYKVSKVIKALNIFRYKTQAVSLHTFYRNQWFLGEDFDVIHAHFASVGVFVTGLRKDGFFPKSKLAVSFHGSDIIPQNIERYKQNYKLLFEKMNLITYNSEYTLAVLEKTTTIDSRFKLLPVGLDVNKFKTAETIVRKEPFEILFCGRLVNFKAPDLAVEIVNELVKKGHNIHLSIVGEGPLQKKLKDLIHNYGLEQNISLLGAISQEQIVAHLRKTAVFLLPGITEEETKRAENQGLVIQEAQAMQVPVVVSDAGGMKYGLVDNVTGFVVKEKDIHSFVKKLETLIQNEPLRMEMGKKGRAFVAEHFDSKVLYHKLLRYYNLLLDENFTH comes from the coding sequence ATGAGAATTGCCATTGTCGTAAATAAGTTTCCCGTGTTAACAGAAACATTCATTGTCAATCAGATCACCTCATTAATTGATGGTGGACATGATGTTACGATTTTGTCCCTGACCAAAGGAGAAACGGAAAATTGCCATGAAGCAATCCGTCAATACCATTTACTGGACAAAGTACATTACCTGATAAAAGAACCGAAACGTAAAATAACCCGCTTTACATTTTTTATTAAATACCTCTTAAAAAACAGCAAGCGATATAAGGTAAGTAAAGTCATAAAGGCATTAAATATTTTTCGTTACAAAACACAAGCTGTGTCATTGCATACTTTTTACAGAAACCAGTGGTTTTTAGGTGAAGATTTTGATGTTATTCATGCTCATTTTGCTTCTGTCGGAGTGTTTGTTACCGGATTAAGGAAAGATGGTTTTTTCCCGAAATCAAAATTGGCTGTTTCATTTCACGGTTCGGATATCATTCCTCAGAATATCGAAAGATACAAGCAAAACTATAAATTGCTGTTCGAGAAAATGAATTTAATCACCTATAATTCAGAATATACCTTAGCTGTTTTAGAGAAAACAACAACAATCGATTCCAGATTCAAGTTGTTGCCTGTAGGATTAGATGTCAATAAATTCAAAACAGCTGAGACAATCGTTCGGAAAGAGCCTTTTGAAATACTCTTCTGCGGAAGACTGGTCAATTTCAAAGCACCTGATTTAGCAGTCGAAATAGTAAACGAATTAGTTAAAAAAGGACATAATATTCATTTGAGTATTGTGGGAGAAGGACCTCTACAGAAAAAACTTAAAGATCTGATCCATAATTACGGTTTAGAACAAAATATTTCTTTATTGGGAGCTATAAGTCAGGAACAAATAGTGGCTCATCTGCGAAAAACGGCTGTATTTTTATTGCCGGGAATCACTGAGGAAGAAACAAAAAGAGCAGAAAATCAAGGGCTGGTAATACAGGAAGCACAAGCAATGCAAGTTCCGGTGGTGGTCTCTGACGCAGGCGGAATGAAATATGGACTCGTTGATAATGTTACCGGTTTTGTTGTTAAAGAAAAGGATATTCATAGCTTTGTAAAAAAGTTAGAAACTTTAATCCAAAACGAACCTTTGAGAATGGAAATGGGAAAAAAAGGAAGAGCTTTCGTAGCAGAACATTTTGATTCTAAGGTTTTATATCACAAATTGTTGAGGTATTATAATTTGCTTTTAGATGAAAATTTTACACATTAA
- a CDS encoding glycosyltransferase has product MPSPKVSILVPNYNHASFLEKRLDSIFNQTFQDFEVILLDDCSTDNSVEVLNKYSRNEKVAHFTVNEVNTGSPFKQWQKGFELAKGEWIWIAESDDYADYTFLEKLLNFSKENNETPDLIYSQSNDVDEEGNFVENRIGYTENFTPNVWRNSFIIEGYEFVEKYLKVKCVIPNASAVLFKKTLLKEAVMNSGFLKMRICGDWYFWIRLLQQAKVGFYNEPLNSFRFHRNVTRNQRNYQKIFIRCSEEKTIRDYLNTTYKADQKEEAAVLYERWFKNNSISKLFSKEFYAVKLRSTSYYSYIKKFFEVHRTREKLLKKFRR; this is encoded by the coding sequence ATGCCCAGCCCTAAAGTTTCCATATTAGTTCCGAATTATAATCACGCCTCTTTTTTGGAGAAAAGGTTAGATAGTATATTTAACCAGACCTTTCAGGATTTTGAAGTGATATTGTTAGACGATTGCAGTACAGATAATAGTGTTGAAGTATTGAACAAGTACAGTAGGAATGAAAAAGTAGCACACTTTACAGTTAATGAAGTCAATACAGGAAGTCCGTTTAAACAATGGCAAAAAGGATTTGAATTGGCAAAAGGCGAATGGATATGGATAGCAGAAAGCGATGATTATGCTGATTATACTTTCTTGGAAAAACTACTGAACTTTAGTAAAGAAAATAATGAAACACCTGATTTGATTTACAGTCAGTCAAATGATGTGGATGAAGAAGGGAACTTTGTAGAAAACCGGATCGGTTACACCGAAAATTTTACGCCTAACGTATGGCGTAATAGCTTTATAATCGAAGGGTATGAATTCGTTGAAAAATACCTGAAGGTAAAGTGTGTGATACCCAATGCAAGCGCAGTGCTGTTTAAAAAGACCTTGTTGAAAGAAGCAGTAATGAACAGCGGTTTTTTAAAAATGCGAATTTGTGGCGACTGGTATTTCTGGATTCGCCTGCTGCAACAAGCTAAAGTTGGGTTTTATAATGAACCGCTTAACTCTTTCAGATTTCACAGAAACGTAACCCGCAATCAGCGAAACTATCAAAAGATATTTATTCGATGCTCTGAAGAAAAAACGATAAGGGACTATCTGAACACAACGTATAAAGCCGATCAAAAAGAAGAGGCAGCAGTTTTGTACGAACGATGGTTTAAGAACAATAGTATCTCTAAATTGTTCAGTAAAGAATTTTATGCAGTAAAATTGCGTTCAACATCTTATTATAGCTATATTAAAAAGTTTTTTGAGGTTCATAGAACAAGAGAGAAATTACTAAAGAAGTTCAGAAGATGA
- a CDS encoding glycosyltransferase family 2 protein, giving the protein MEKPLVSVCLPIYNGEKYLEEALHSIKEQTYSNIEVVISDDNSKDNSRNIVERFKTSVNFPVFIYQHEPQGIGANWNNSVKKANGEFIKFLFQDDLLEPTCIEEMVHLALQDKAIGLVFCKRKFIHDKTNPQHIEWLERSGSLHQTWKSADFEKNRIITGRKLLNDENLLQSPVNKIGEPTAVLIRKECFEKVGYFDTRLKQILDYEYWFRIFKKYHIAFVDKELVTFRLHDQQATAVNQRKAVDESEQIRRIVYKNYFWQIHPYYRKNFFLRYNFFGKVLKKVIRMLKRLK; this is encoded by the coding sequence ATGGAAAAGCCGCTAGTATCCGTTTGTTTGCCGATTTATAACGGAGAGAAATATTTAGAAGAAGCACTGCACAGTATAAAAGAACAAACCTATTCTAATATTGAGGTAGTGATCAGTGACGACAATTCTAAAGATAACTCTCGAAATATTGTTGAACGTTTTAAGACTTCAGTAAATTTTCCTGTTTTTATTTATCAGCATGAACCGCAAGGGATCGGGGCCAATTGGAACAACAGTGTCAAAAAAGCAAACGGAGAATTTATCAAATTCCTTTTTCAGGACGACCTTTTAGAACCAACCTGCATTGAAGAAATGGTCCATTTAGCATTACAGGATAAGGCAATAGGATTAGTGTTTTGTAAGCGAAAGTTTATTCATGACAAAACCAATCCTCAACATATTGAATGGTTGGAAAGAAGCGGAAGTTTACACCAAACCTGGAAAAGCGCGGATTTTGAAAAAAACAGGATAATTACTGGTAGAAAACTGCTGAATGATGAGAACCTGTTACAGTCGCCGGTAAACAAAATAGGCGAACCGACCGCAGTATTGATCCGTAAAGAGTGTTTTGAAAAAGTAGGATATTTTGATACCCGACTGAAACAAATACTGGACTATGAATATTGGTTTCGTATCTTTAAAAAGTATCATATCGCCTTTGTCGATAAAGAACTTGTAACGTTCCGGCTGCATGACCAGCAGGCAACAGCCGTTAATCAGAGAAAAGCCGTTGACGAATCAGAACAGATCAGAAGAATTGTTTATAAGAACTACTTCTGGCAAATACATCCATATTATAGAAAGAACTTTTTCTTGCGATATAATTTTTTCGGGAAAGTACTAAAGAAAGTAATCCGAATGTTAAAAAGATTAAAGTAA
- a CDS encoding glycosyltransferase, with product MEKENPHEIPMVSICCLTYNHEKYVKQALDGFLMQKTNFPFEIVIHDDASTDNTANIIREYADKHPDVFKPLLQTENQRSKFGGGMNPRFNFPRVKGKYIAICEGDDYWTDPYKLQKQVDFLENNQEYVLCFHEVKILKPDGELVADYITKVPENYQMQEDFARYGNYIHAPSVLFKNVIETFPESFWKTPVGDFFIYMLVTNYGKMIKLNDVMSVYRAGSGVWSTQSAYPKNFRTAYAHALIIESMEENKKVVQALLERIRLFLLRFYENITVDDLKKLTTTPEVQQVVYESLQEIIQEKDRLLEKEKENHVDNVATKHLITKLFKQVKKKIWKSR from the coding sequence ATGGAAAAGGAGAATCCTCATGAAATACCGATGGTCAGTATATGCTGTTTAACGTATAATCACGAAAAATATGTTAAACAGGCTCTAGATGGTTTTTTGATGCAAAAAACAAACTTTCCGTTTGAGATTGTAATTCATGATGATGCTTCCACTGATAATACAGCCAATATCATAAGGGAATATGCAGATAAGCACCCTGATGTTTTCAAACCTTTATTACAAACAGAGAACCAGCGGTCTAAGTTTGGCGGAGGTATGAATCCACGTTTTAATTTTCCCAGAGTCAAAGGGAAGTATATAGCCATTTGTGAAGGAGATGATTATTGGACAGATCCGTATAAACTTCAAAAACAAGTCGATTTTTTAGAGAATAATCAGGAATATGTTCTTTGCTTCCATGAGGTAAAGATTTTAAAACCCGACGGGGAATTAGTAGCGGATTATATAACAAAGGTTCCTGAGAACTATCAAATGCAAGAAGATTTTGCAAGATATGGGAATTATATTCATGCACCTTCCGTACTATTTAAGAATGTAATTGAAACCTTTCCGGAAAGTTTCTGGAAAACACCTGTAGGCGATTTTTTTATTTATATGCTCGTAACAAATTACGGCAAAATGATAAAACTTAATGATGTCATGTCGGTTTACAGAGCCGGAAGCGGGGTTTGGAGTACACAATCTGCTTACCCTAAAAATTTCAGGACAGCTTATGCCCATGCTTTGATTATCGAAAGCATGGAAGAAAATAAAAAAGTTGTTCAGGCATTGTTAGAGCGAATCCGACTTTTTCTACTTCGCTTTTATGAAAATATAACAGTCGATGATTTAAAGAAATTGACCACAACACCTGAAGTACAACAAGTAGTTTATGAATCTTTACAGGAAATAATTCAGGAAAAAGACCGCTTGTTAGAGAAAGAAAAAGAAAACCATGTTGACAACGTAGCCACAAAACATCTGATTACAAAATTGTTCAAACAAGTGAAAAAGAAAATATGGAAAAGCCGCTAG
- a CDS encoding sulfotransferase family protein, with protein MKFDFLISSERSGSNLITKLIDNHSLYCGPTPPHLLRVFDPVMDKYGNLEEEANWDAFIKDIHDFFYCKIGVWKSDFSKEELKSVAPRTLANVVRYIYEKEAKAHHKTKVFVKEVRTYDFFNAVVQGFDDAKFIWLVRDPRDMALSWSKSPVHRGDIVRSARVWAKNQSETLKLFKQFPDKILLVKYEDLILNQDAELQKICNFLDIAYETTMVDYHKNKISRENAVQTDNWKNLDKSIIKDNSKKYLKSLTKEQIQFIEYVCQHEMEALNYPFEFPVLSAEEFDVIEPLLQREERHEKAEYQLIDDEEKRKREKWYKKFTEIQEL; from the coding sequence ATGAAATTCGACTTTTTAATAAGTTCTGAGCGTTCCGGAAGCAATTTGATTACAAAGTTAATTGATAATCATTCCCTTTATTGCGGGCCAACACCACCGCATTTGCTTCGTGTTTTTGATCCGGTTATGGATAAATACGGGAATCTGGAAGAAGAAGCTAACTGGGATGCATTTATTAAAGATATACACGATTTTTTTTATTGTAAAATAGGAGTCTGGAAATCAGATTTTAGTAAAGAAGAATTAAAGAGCGTAGCTCCCAGAACCCTTGCAAATGTGGTTCGCTATATTTATGAGAAAGAAGCGAAAGCACATCATAAAACAAAAGTTTTTGTAAAAGAAGTCAGAACCTATGATTTTTTTAACGCTGTAGTGCAAGGTTTTGATGATGCAAAATTTATCTGGTTAGTCAGAGACCCGAGAGATATGGCATTGTCATGGAGTAAATCTCCGGTTCATAGAGGCGATATTGTTCGTTCTGCAAGAGTTTGGGCAAAAAACCAATCAGAAACCTTAAAGCTTTTTAAGCAATTTCCCGACAAAATTTTGTTGGTGAAATACGAAGACCTCATATTAAACCAAGATGCAGAATTGCAAAAAATCTGTAATTTTCTGGATATTGCGTATGAAACCACAATGGTAGATTACCACAAAAATAAAATTTCCAGAGAAAATGCAGTACAAACAGATAACTGGAAAAATTTAGATAAATCGATTATTAAAGACAATTCGAAGAAATATTTAAAGTCGCTGACCAAAGAACAAATTCAGTTCATAGAATATGTGTGCCAACACGAGATGGAGGCTTTAAATTATCCGTTTGAGTTTCCTGTCCTTTCAGCCGAAGAATTTGACGTAATAGAACCTTTATTACAAAGAGAAGAGCGACATGAAAAAGCGGAATATCAATTGATCGATGACGAAGAAAAAAGAAAACGGGAAAAATGGTATAAAAAATTTACTGAAATTCAAGAACTGTAA